From one Lotus japonicus ecotype B-129 chromosome 3, LjGifu_v1.2 genomic stretch:
- the LOC130746400 gene encoding uncharacterized protein LOC130746400: MENRDVSAYYQNRMAHFGVVSDEWLAQAESAIVPSNTPAAPSHTAADSNFSVIDEFNKWRRNPDLAEAVAAIRALAAVISSSKASTIVHLANELKNASDSLKSSDTTSISLTAACDLFMRYVTRTSALEYENFNSAKSRLIERAEKFGEISLKARKIIAMLGQDFIFDGCTILVHGFSRVVFELLKLAAQNKKLFRVLCTEGRPDRTGLRLSSELAKLDVPVKLVIDSAVAYTMDEVDMVLFGADGVVESGGIINMMGTYQIALVAKCLDKPVYVAAESYKFARLYPLDQKDLEPALRPVDFGVPIPSKVEVECSARDYTPPQYLTLLFTDLGVLTPSVVSDELIQLYL, translated from the exons ATGGAGAATCGCGACGTATCAGCGTACTACCAGAACAGAATGGCGCACTTCGGCGTCGTCAGCGACGAGTGGCTCGCTCAGGCCGAGTCCGCCATCGTCCCCTCCAACACCCCCGCCGCCCCCTCCCACACCGCCGCTGATTCCAATTTCTCCGTGATCGACGAGTTCAACAAGTGGCGGAGAAACCCCGATTTGGCTGAGGCCGTCGCCGCCATTCGCGCCCTCGCCGCTGTCATCAGCTCCAGCAAGGCCTCCACCATAGTGCACCTCGCAAACGAGCTCAAGAACGCCTCCGATTCCCTCAAA TCATCGGATACGACCTCGATCTCGTTGACAGCAGCATGTGATTTGTTTATGAGATATGTGACAAGGACTTCTGCTTTGGAATATGAAAACTTCAATTCGGCAAAATCGCGTTTGATTGAGCGCGCTGAAAAGTTTGGGGAAATCTCCCTCAAG GCTCGCAAGATTATTGCAATGCTGGGCCAAGATTTTATATTTGATGGTTGTACGATCTTGGTTCATGGTTTCTCTAGAGTTGTCTTTGAACTTCTCAAACTGGCTGCGCAGAATAAGAAGCTGTTCCGGGTCCTCTGCACTG AGGGGAGACCAGACCGGACAGGTTTAAGGTTGTCCAGTGAGCTGGCCAAGCTTGATGTTCCTGTGAAACTGGTAATAGACTCTGCAGTGGCATATACAATGGATGAGGTGGACATGGTATTATTTGGGGCagatggagttgttgaaagtgGTGGTATAATCAACATGATGGGGACTTACCAGATTGCTTTGGTTGCAAAGTGTTTGGATAAGCCAGTTTATGTGGCTGCTGAGAGTTACAAG TTTGCTCGGCTTTACCCTCTCGATCAAAAGGATTTGGAACCTGCGTTACGCCCAGTTGATTTTGGCGTTCCTATTCCGTCCAAGGTTGAGGTTGAATGCTCTGCCCGGGATTATACTCCTCCTCAATATCTGACTCTGCTTTTCACAGATTTAGGTGTTCTTACTCCATCTGTTGTTAGTGATGAGCTCATCCAGCTATACTTGTAG